Proteins encoded in a region of the Megalops cyprinoides isolate fMegCyp1 chromosome 3, fMegCyp1.pri, whole genome shotgun sequence genome:
- the htr3a gene encoding 5-hydroxytryptamine receptor 3A: MAAAPQAIRRTGNTSGRFANATLVRLAEYLSAGYKKGVRPVRDWRQSTLVAIDLMVYSILNVDEKNQVLTTYVWYRQQWVDEFLVWNPEDFDNVKQVSIPTANVWVPDILINEFVDVGKSPDIPYVYVGSNGLVRNYKPIQVVTACSLNIYNFPFDVQNCSLTFQSWLHTINDINISLMRTPEDVRVDKSVFMNQGEWELLHVLSKYKSFSIDENDHYAEMKFNVVIRRRPLFYTVNLLLPSIFLMVMDIVGFYLPPDSGERVSFKITLLLGYSVFLIIVSDTLPATAIGTPLIGVYFVVCMALLVISLTETVLIVRLVHKQDLQPHVPEWVKHLVLERATTLLCIRNKHKFCPILLRGSTPSPFMESSTGMVRCNHRTCEGTRDAERGVVGALSTRDGGPVLDSILLELSSIRQYLDKRDECRVIAKEWLQVGYVLDILLFRVYLVAMLAYSVTLGTLWSVWQYA, from the exons ATGGCGGCTGCACCTCAGGCAA TCAGAAGAACAGGCAACACCTCTGGACGTTTTGCCAATGCCACTTTGGTCCGCCTTGCTGAGTATTTGAGTGCCGGGTACAAGAAAGGTGTACGCCCGGTGCGAGACTGGCGGCAATCAACCTTGGTGGCCATCGACCTCATGGTCTATTCCATTCTGAATGTG GATGAGAAGAACCAGGTTCTGACTACATACGTGTGGTACAGGCAG CAATGGGTAGATGAGTTCCTTGTGTGGAACCCCGAAGACTTTGACAACGTCAAACAAGTGTCTATTCCCACTGCCAACGTCTGGGTGCCTGATATACTAATCAATGAATT CGTGGATGTGGGCAAGTCCCCAGATATCCCGTACGTGTATGTAGGGAGCAATGGGCTTGTACGTAACTACAAGCCCATCCAGGTGGTGACTGCGTGCAGCCTGAACATCTACAACTTCCCCTTTGATGTCCAGAATTGCAGCCTCACCTTCCAGAGCTGGCTGCACACCA TTAATGACATTAACATCTCCCTAATGAGAACTCCAGAGGATGTGAGGGTGGACAAGAGTGTCTTCATGAACCAGGGAGAATGGGAACTTCTGCATGTGCTGTCAAAATATAAGTCCTTCAGCATTGACGAGAATGATCACtatgcagaaatgaaatttaat GTGGTGATACGACGCAGACCTTTGTTCTACACAGTTAATCTTCTCCTGCCCAGCATATTCCTCATGGTGATGGACATCGTAGGGTTCTACCTGCCCCCCGACAGCGGAGAGAGGGTGTCCTTTAAGATCACTCTGCTCCTGGGCTACTCTGTCTTCCTCATCATTGTGTCTGACACACTTCCTGCCACGGCGATCGGCACACCGCTCATAG GTGTCTACTTTGTGGTGTGCATGGCCTTGCTGGTGATCAGCCTCACAGAAACTGTTCTTATTGTGCGCCTGGTGCACAAGCAGGACCTTCAGCCACACGTCCCGGAATGGGTCAAACACCTTGTTCTGGAGAGAGCCACTACGTTACTTTGTATCCGGAACAAGCACAAGTTCTGTCCAATACTGTTGCGAGGGTCGACACCATCCCCCTTCATGGAGAGCAGCACAGGCATGG TCAGATGCAATCATCGCACATGCGAGGGCACCAGGGATGCAGAGAGGGGTGTGGTAGGTGCACTCTCCACTAGAGATGGAGGCCCGGTCCTGGACAGCATCCTGCTAGAGCTCTCCTCCATTCGGCAGTACCTGGACAAGCGGGATGAGTGCCGGGTTATTGCCAAGGAGTGGCTGCAGGTGGGCTACGTGTTGGACATACTCCTGTTCAGGGTCTACCTGGTGGCTATGCTGGCCTACAGTGTCACCCTGGGAACCCTGTGGTCTGTGTGGCAGTACGCCTGA